From a region of the Lactuca sativa cultivar Salinas chromosome 4, Lsat_Salinas_v11, whole genome shotgun sequence genome:
- the LOC111910720 gene encoding uncharacterized protein LOC111910720, with product MAYSLLSTIATFHTTKIIVTNPTKFSFIGSIPETMFACVSATRNVLQQYRKIPSSGPRELTPAMVRSIEKADKPAKRGKKVDTQKETQVTKPTNGQTPKKRKSDKVAPSQPQPKKQRKPARRLILQSSSDSDSEYVPSKNKSAPPSESESESSDDEASGCGDTPPRSPTPEILVRSQPPSPPPVTIPVSLPTIFHIPTSQPSTTIPIPTPIFTDTTTTTTTTGAHSTAPTPPVTTEPPVTTEPASTTKP from the coding sequence ATGGCGTATTCTCTTCTCTCCACCATCGCCACTTTTCACACAACCAAGATAATCGTCACAAATCCCACTAAATTCTCCTTCATCGGATCTATTCCTGAAACCATGTTTGCCTGTGTGTCTGCAACAAGAAATGTCTTGCAACAATACAGGAAGATTCCTTCCTCGGGTCCAAGGGAGCTTACACCAGccatggttcgctccattgaAAAGGCTGACAAGCCAGCGAAGAGGGGAAAGAAAGTTGACACTCAGAAGGAGACGCAGGTTACTAAACCAACCAATGGGCAAACCCCTAAGAAGCGGAAGTCAGATAAAGTTGCACCATCACAACCACAACCGAAGAAGCAGAGAAAGCCCGCAAGGAGACTCATACtccaatcttcaagtgattcagaCTCAGAGTATGTTCCTTCCAAAAATAAATCTGCTCCTCCTTCAGaatctgagagcgaaagctctgatgatGAGGCTTCGGGTTGTGGTGATACCCCGCCTCGCTCCCCTACCCCAGAAATTCTAGTTCGCTCCCAACCTCCATCTCCTCCACCTGTTACTATCCCAGTATCCCTCCCTACAATATTTCATATCCCCACCTCTCAACCATCCACCACTATTCCCATCCCTACTCCAATATTCACAGACACTACcaccactactactactacaGGGGCTCATTCTACAGCTCCCACTCCACCCGTTACAACCGAACCGCCAGTAACAACCGAACCTGCATCCACTaccaaaccctaa